CCTTTGGCTTTAGACGGCGATCGCATTGCCGAAATTTTAATCAAAGAAGGCGATCGCGTCAAAGACGGACAAGTTGTCGCCATTTTAGACTCACGCGATCGCTTGCAAACTGCCGTACTCCAGGCACAAAAACAAGTTAAACTGGCTCAAGCGAAACTCGCGCAAGTTAAAGCTGGTGCGAAAACTGGCGAAATTCAAGCACAGCAAGCAACCATTGAACGCTTACAAGCCCAATCCCAAGGAGATAGAAAAGAGCAAGAACAAGCGATCGCGCGCCTGCAAGCCCAATGGCAAGGTGATAGAATTGCTCAAGAGGCGACAATTAGAAAGCTAGAAGCAGAACTCAGCAATGCCGAAGCCGAATATCAACGCTATCAGCAACTATCGAAACAAGGAGCAATTTCTAATTCTTTATTTGACAATAAACGCTTAAGTTGGGAAACCTCCATTCAGCAACTCAACGAAGCCAAAGCAGTTCTCAACCGCATTAACGACACTGCTAACAAGCAAATAGCCGAAGCCAAAGTAGGACTCAAGCGCATTAACACCACTGGTAACAAGGAAGTAAACGTTGCTCAAGCCACCCTTAAAAGTATAGCAGAAGTCCGACCGGTGGATGTACAGATAGCGCAAACAGAAGTGGAAAATGCGATCGCCTCTCTCAAACGTGCCCAAACTGAATTAGCAGCAGCTTACATCAAAGCTCCTACCAAGGGTCAAATCCTGAAAATTCATAAACGAGCGGGAGAAAAAATTGGTGATGCTGGCGTTGCAGACTTGGCACAAAATGACCAAATGATTGCCGTAGCCGAAGTTTATCAAACTGATATCGCTAAAGTCAAACTGGGACAACAAGCGGTGATTACCAGTCAGGGATTTACTGGTGAACTGCGCGGTACCGTTTCCTTAATTGGCTTACAGGTGAACCGACAAAACGTTTTTAGCAACCAGCCAGGAGAAAATCTTGATAGCCGAGTTGTTGAGGTAAAAATTCATCTCAATGCTGAAGATAGCACGCGTGTTGCTGGGTTGACTAACTTACAGGTACAGATAGCAATTAACAATTAGTAATCGGCCACAAAGCGCCTAATTAGCTTATGAAAAGTACACCAACTCATAACAGGCACTCAACCCATAAATTACTAATTACGAATTACGAATTACCATGAGGATAACGGATATTTAGGATATATTGAGGTATGATAAAATGATTGGTAAAATGTTTCGGAAAACACCGCTAGCATGGCGGCAGTTAATGAAAGAAAAAACCCGGCTGGCGATAGCAGTTGCAGGTATTACCTTTGCTGACATGCTGATGTTTATTCAGTTGGGATTTGAAAGTGCGCTATTTGATGCAGCTATTAAACCCCATCGCAATTTAGAGGCTGATTTAGTTTTAATTAATCCGCAATTTCAAACCCTGTTCTCAGTCAAAAGTTTTTCTAGAGAACGATTATATCAAGCATTAGCTTATGACGGTGTACAGTCAGTGAATTCAGTTTACATTAGTACTGGACAGTGGCGAAATCCCGAAACCCGTCTAGAAAGAGCTATTTTGGTTTGGGGTGTCGATCCAGCAAAACCTCCGTTTAAATCAGCCGACATCAAAGAAAACAGTTATCAACTCAAACAATTGTATCAAGTTCTATTTGATCAAGCCGGTCGTCCAGAATATGGTGCTGTTGGCGATATCTTGCAGAAAACAGGCTTCTTTGAGACAGAACTGAATAGTAAAGCAATTAAAGTTAAAGGCTTGTTTACTGATGGTGCTTCCTTTGCTGCGGATGGAAATGTTATTACCAGTGATTCGACCTTTTTACAACTATTTCCCACCCGTAAACCAGAGCAAATTGAAGTGGGATTGCTGACACTCAAACCGGGTGTAGATCCTGAAAAAGTGCGATCGCAACTAAGCAAAGCACTACCCAAAGATGTCATAGTTCTCACCCCAGAAGGGTTTGCTCAAATCGAGAAAAAATACTGGGAAACTGGTACTGCTATTGGGTTCATTTTCGGTTTAGGTACAGCAGTCGGGTTCATTG
The Gloeotrichia echinulata CP02 DNA segment above includes these coding regions:
- the devC gene encoding ABC transporter permease DevC, with protein sequence MIGKMFRKTPLAWRQLMKEKTRLAIAVAGITFADMLMFIQLGFESALFDAAIKPHRNLEADLVLINPQFQTLFSVKSFSRERLYQALAYDGVQSVNSVYISTGQWRNPETRLERAILVWGVDPAKPPFKSADIKENSYQLKQLYQVLFDQAGRPEYGAVGDILQKTGFFETELNSKAIKVKGLFTDGASFAADGNVITSDSTFLQLFPTRKPEQIEVGLLTLKPGVDPEKVRSQLSKALPKDVIVLTPEGFAQIEKKYWETGTAIGFIFGLGTAVGFIVGIVIVYQILYSDVSEHMPEYATLKAMGYGDNYLLGVLLQEALLLAVLGYIPAFLLSIGLYNLTATATLLPIFMKTERAIYVLNLTIIMCSFSGAIAMRKLRSADPADVF
- a CDS encoding ABC exporter membrane fusion protein; translated protein: MTNRLLFKPKNQQLIALVIGATVITGGIVVYAISQFGQVGKTSSSETVAAAPISEKVTALGRLQPEAEVISLSAPLALDGDRIAEILIKEGDRVKDGQVVAILDSRDRLQTAVLQAQKQVKLAQAKLAQVKAGAKTGEIQAQQATIERLQAQSQGDRKEQEQAIARLQAQWQGDRIAQEATIRKLEAELSNAEAEYQRYQQLSKQGAISNSLFDNKRLSWETSIQQLNEAKAVLNRINDTANKQIAEAKVGLKRINTTGNKEVNVAQATLKSIAEVRPVDVQIAQTEVENAIASLKRAQTELAAAYIKAPTKGQILKIHKRAGEKIGDAGVADLAQNDQMIAVAEVYQTDIAKVKLGQQAVITSQGFTGELRGTVSLIGLQVNRQNVFSNQPGENLDSRVVEVKIHLNAEDSTRVAGLTNLQVQIAINN